From a single Candidatus Binataceae bacterium genomic region:
- a CDS encoding ester cyclase — MGRLEEENKRIVRDYHRTAFVELDYEGARKFFGARYIQHNPHLADGAEGIKAFIDLRKEKFPDSTHQIKRIFAEGDYVICHILYVPVPNTPGTAVVDIYRLEEGKLVEHWDVVQELPAHPANNNGAV; from the coding sequence ATGGGTCGGTTAGAGGAAGAAAACAAACGGATTGTGCGCGACTACCATCGCACCGCGTTCGTGGAGCTGGATTACGAAGGGGCCCGGAAGTTCTTTGGCGCCCGTTATATTCAGCACAACCCTCATCTGGCCGACGGCGCTGAGGGAATTAAAGCCTTCATCGATCTACGCAAAGAGAAATTCCCCGATTCGACTCATCAGATCAAACGGATCTTTGCCGAAGGCGACTACGTTATCTGCCACATTCTATATGTCCCAGTTCCCAACACTCCGGGAACCGCGGTGGTGGATATCTACCGTCTAGAGGAAGGCAAACTGGTAGAACATTGGGACGTAGTGCAGGAGCTACCGGCTCATCCCGCCAATAACAATGGCGCCGTTTGA